A stretch of the Papaver somniferum cultivar HN1 chromosome 6, ASM357369v1, whole genome shotgun sequence genome encodes the following:
- the LOC113288416 gene encoding uncharacterized protein DDB_G0283357-like, producing the protein MMLRSSSTPLLGSLLSSYSESPNHKDYETHNNNPSSDSFIKKISFTHGGNSLNFSSYSTCNNNSTSLTRSISGISDSSDTSSSNGFRRAQSDGNLKGLAAASSDMEDQDLFSQFSSNNNPFKSSKRTSMLQSIPSFSVYKSKGGFEDDEEEEDYQDEKDGSLQRSVTIGENIMSMGSGEFTFGGEKMGLIQENDEDNQFNEFQYLGQDNMNPSMFLATGFGIGVNGGSGGGGGGGFNFAKFGEGGAENDKEIGEYYKKMVEEHPSSALFLRNYAQFLYKSKGDLRGADEYYSRAVLADPRDGDILAQYARLVWELHHDYERASSYFERAVQAAPEDSHVHAAYASFLWETEDCDEEEDQQSSLSHNFVGVANFRGGALTSATA; encoded by the exons ATGATGCTTAGAAGTTCATCAACACCACTCCTTGGATCACTACTTTCTTCATATTCAGAGAGTCCAAATCACAAAGACTATGAAACCCACAACAACAACCCAAGCTCTGATTCATTCATAAAGAAAATCTCATTCACTCATGGTGGTAATAGCCTCAACTTTAGCTCATACAGTACTTGTAATAATAACTCTACATCGTTAACTCGTTCTATTAGTGGGATTTCTGATTCTTCAGATACTAGTAGTAGTAATGGGTTTAGAAGAGCTCAATCTGATGGGAACTTAAAAGGacttgctgctgcttcttctgatATGGAAGATCAAGATTTGTTTAGTCAGTTTTCATCAAACAACAACCCGTTTAAATCTTCCAAAAGAACTTCAATGTTGCAGTCAATTCCTTCATTCTCTGTCTACAAGTCAAAAGGTgggtttgaagatgatgaagaagaagaagattatcaagatgaaaaGGATGGGTCTTTACAAAGGTCTGTAACAATTGGAGAGAATATTATGTCTATGGGTAGTGGTGAATTTACTTTTGGTGGTGAGAAAATgggtttgattcaagaaaatgatgaagataatCAGTTTAATGAATTTCAGTATCTGGGGCAAGATAATATGAACCCATCAATGTTTCTTGCAACAGGATTTGGAATTGGTGTTAATGGAggtagtggtggcggtggtggtggtggttttaaTTTTGCAAAGTTTGGAGAAGGTGGTGCTGAGAATGATAAAGAAATTGGAGAGTATTATAAGAAGATGGTTGAAGAACATCCTTCTAGTGCTTTGTTTCTAAGAAATTATGCTCAATTTCTTTATAAG tcCAAGGGAGATCTTCGGGGAGCTGATGAATACTACTCCCGAGCAGTACTAGCAGATCCTCGAGACGGGGATATCTTAGCTCAATATGCTAGATTGGTTTGGGAGCTCCATCATGATTATGAAAGAGCTTCAAGCTACTTTGAGCGTGCAGTTCAAGCTGCTCCTGAGGACAG TCATGTTCATGCGGCATACGCAAGTTTCCTTTGGGAAACAGAGGactgtgatgaagaagaagatcaacaaagtAGCCTATCTCACAATTTCGTCGGGGTTGCAAATTTCCGTGGGGGAGCTTTGACCTCGGCAACTGCTTGA